The genomic DNA TGGCCACGCTCATTACATGGATGTCAATGGTGCATGTACTATGTCATACCTACGTATAATAAGGTTTGTGTAATAAGGCAAACCGTTTGTAAATCTGTCAATATTTCATCGagttaagggtatttttgtttaagctgatcactcaccttTCCACAGCGCGTCAGAGTGTCAAAAAgtcagttgtctgaggtaagatggccgccgttgAGCTACACTGGCGAATCCTGCTTACGTCATAGTGTTTACAGAATATACATATCTAtgctttagccagcggcgtttcctgtttttgtgacgtgggccattaaggggtctatttACTGATCATGGACCTTAAGTGTTAATTAAGGAACATTTAAGACATTTGCTCTGAATCAAGGGCTGCCacctgtgtgtgaatgtgaccCTGAAACGTTAAGTGCTTTGTGAGCAATTATGGTAAATTTGTGTCCTTTGGCTAATGTTTTAAAAGCTAAGAGTAGACATGTAATATGCACTAACAATgacggctgctgctgctgctgaggagcATCAAATGAATCACTCTTTGAATTCACATGGAGGAGACCCTCGGATTTGAATAGCATTTTTGACTGAAGTAGCACATGAAGGATGCACGTTTGAATGTGTATTTAAACGAACACATACTCGACAGCTCTCCATCTTTCTACAGAAGAttcatgtttgatttcatttctgTAGCTTGATGTTAAATGCGGTTAGCACATGAAATAGTGAAGGACTGCCTTTTAAATTCAGATGTTAAAATGTAGGccatatctatttttttaatgatgatgatgatggtactTATCTTTGAACAGATGCTGCTGGAAACTTTCTCTGCCCTGCCTCAACACTCTCCTTCAACGCCTTCAAGACCGTGATGGAAATTGACACCATGGGCACATTTAACACCAGCAAGGTGGTTTATGAGAAGTGGTTTAAGGTAAAGCACatcttttttctgtatttttagaagcacaatgataataatgaataaatgatcTTCAGGCTTGATTGTTCTCATTCTTAAACCTGGGCTGTGTTAGAAATGGCACATTCCTACAACCTCAAcgagtatggttaggatgatgaccgagGATGAGCGTTcctactgaagtatacttccaagtttcccaagatgcattttggacctacaacgacaaaaacttGAGACACACTGAGGCTTAATATCTTTgatttgaaagttctgaaaacattttaagtgagaaagtgaccaaatagaATATCAATATGTGgttatttgatccataaaattggcggaaacacatttcggggacatttttcagaaacctgccattgtgctactgacaaacatttacaaaagcgttaaaaactaatggaagacaagatgatacgcttttgttttgaaaagatgatttttgacttttagcttgaagctggtcccaggacgaaTTTTCAATCCGCCCACAATGCGTCATGTATCccggtatttctcgcatactcaatctttccatactatctaatatgaATACACTAAATACTCTTTTTGGACGTTGTCTTAGCGTaagtgtgccatttcgaacacagccctgGTGTTATTAATATTCATCATCTTGGTCCTGAACCTTTTTGGTGTGAAGGACCATGGTGGGAACATAGTGAACATCTCTGCTACGCTGGGATACAGGGGGCAGGCCCTGCAGGTGCATGCTGGCTCAGCAAAGGCAGCCAATGGTAAGAGCAATAGTTGtgatttaaagcagtgtttttcaaataggggtacgcaatgacacttcaggggatacttgagagcgagagagagagagaatcatactaaatattatcagcaacacacaaaacgacaagaaagacgcactaaatgagagaaacatGCACAACAgatcatatactgtacatacaaaatgacataagaaacaaccaaaaaacacacacagagagaataatttaaatacaacagacaaaataagaaaaaaaatatactgaatagtaaaaagaacaaacaacgaaatacacaaaatgacaccaaaaaacacacaaaatgatgatagaaatgcacttgataataaaatacaaagatcaGGATGGAGAtaactgtaaatgataaaaacaatagaaataaatctattcaggagacaccaaatactgtttcattacaCGTATTTCCAAAATGAGATGCTTTACTACGTGTGttaacactcattcattccatcattatgctctaaagtagtttttttcacagaatactgagcaaaatgttctagtGGGACAAGGGGGGGATCTAAAGGAAACCTCAGTTACCCCATTATGCCTGTGTTCACCCCAGATGCCATGACCAAGCACCTGGCTGTAGAATGGGGGCCCAGTGGAGTGAGAGTCAACGCTGTGGCTCCGGGGCCGATCTCTGGCACTGAAGGCTACCGCAGACTGGGTAAAACATTCAGCACAATTATAACAGGGCCTTAAACCAAGTGGAAGTTCTTTAATAACACTGTAAGATGTTCCTCAGGTGGACCTCGTGGGGAGGTTGCTGGGGCTTTCCAGTCCATTCCCATGCAGCGAGCTGGAAATAAAACTGAGATGGCTCACTGCACTCTTTTCCTGGCCAGCCCGGCGTCGTCTTACGTGACCGGAACCATCCTGGTGGCGGATGGAGGGGCGTGGCTCACCTCAGCCAATGACGTCGCCATGCTGTTGGGTATAGCCTCCTCTAAATCTGCTAAACTCTGAACAGGGGATCTCCCTCCTGTCCTCCTCCTGACccaggtgtgttggaggagGTGCAGGTGGAGAGTGCTGCTGCTGAGCGTGTGACTGTGCtgcatgttgttttatttatcaaatattaaaataatgatgtTTATctgaatggttttttttttttgtttcaggttATTGGTCagctgaaaagaaaagagaCAAGTAAAGTAAACCCTGTAAACTGAAGTGTTAGTAGTGCAGTATTATTGGTTTGCCACGCCCCCTGGTGCCGCATGAGTGCATTGCAAATTTAACATGTTCACCATATTAATATTCAAATAATTACTTACCATAGTGTTAaccttttttaaattctgttttatgTCATCATGTACTTTGCATAAACTTATGGTGTGATTTTTATGTATGTCAGTGATCATAGTGCAGTGTCATCATTTGGTTTTCTTATCAGAGGAttagaaaatgtaagaaaactAAATGACTGACCTTGCATcttttattaaaatgaaaaaataaaggacACAAAAGAATTGCAATAAAATGTTCTTTACCTTTTGTgagtactgttttatttttttattgtgactAATCACATAAacaatttaattattgttaCAAGGACTATTTACAGACTTTGCTGTTACAGCCAAGGTTTTAATTTGCATTATCAGTCAATGTCACACATAAAAAAAGTGCCAGCTCCTCACTTTTAACATTGATCCACAGAAGAAATTACTTGTTATAACAGTTCCTCTTCAattcagatttaatttatttcgttttcaaaaaagaaatgtttggAATAGAAAGATAACTTTGGACCTTTATTGTCTTGATAGGGCAATATGTAACAGTTTCACATTTATCAGATATTTTCAGAAAAGTATAATAAGTCAAATACTTGGGTGTCCAATTCAAATGCTGTCTTTTCTATGATATAATAATTAACAAAGGTAACATAAATTTGTTTTGATCTTAGTTTCTGGATTTCATGGATTATTTAGTGAGCTTTCGTTTCTTATGTCGTTCTGAAGTGTCGTGACCTTTAGGCTGTTTCTCTGGTT from Gouania willdenowi chromosome 19, fGouWil2.1, whole genome shotgun sequence includes the following:
- the decr2 gene encoding peroxisomal 2,4-dienoyl-CoA reductase [(3E)-enoyl-CoA-producing] isoform X3, producing the protein MAENKSKEFLPEDVGSDDCLTSYTHIYSPDLLKDQVAFITGGGSGIGLRIAEIFMRHGCDTVIASRNLDKLREAAVKLSVASGRRCLPLCIDVRQPESIVAAVEDTLKEFGRLDVLINNAAGNFLCPASTLSFNAFKTVMEIDTMGTFNTSKVVYEKWFKDHGGNIVNISATLGYRGQALQVHAGSAKAANDAMTKHLAVEWGPSGVRVNAVAPGPISGTEGYRRLGGPRGEVAGAFQSIPMQRAGNKTEMAHCTLFLASPASSYVTGTILVADGGAWLTSANDVAMLLGYWSAEKKRDK
- the decr2 gene encoding peroxisomal 2,4-dienoyl-CoA reductase [(3E)-enoyl-CoA-producing] isoform X2, translated to MVIIMAENKSKEFLPEDVGSDDCLTSYTHIYSPDLLKDQVAFITGGGSGIGLRIAEIFMRHGCDTVIASRNLDKLREAAVKLSVASGRRCLPLCIDVRQPESIVAAVEDTLKEFGRLDVLINNAAGNFLCPASTLSFNAFKTVMEIDTMGTFNTSKVVYEKWFKDHGGNIVNISATLGYRGQALQVHAGSAKAANDAMTKHLAVEWGPSGVRVNAVAPGPISGTEGYRRLGGPRGEVAGAFQSIPMQRAGNKTEMAHCTLFLASPASSYVTGTILVADGGAWLTSANDVAMLLGIASSKSAKL
- the decr2 gene encoding peroxisomal 2,4-dienoyl-CoA reductase [(3E)-enoyl-CoA-producing] isoform X1; amino-acid sequence: MVIIMAENKSKEFLPEDVGSDDCLTSYTHIYSPDLLKDQVAFITGGGSGIGLRIAEIFMRHGCDTVIASRNLDKLREAAVKLSVASGRRCLPLCIDVRQPESIVAAVEDTLKEFGRLDVLINNAAGNFLCPASTLSFNAFKTVMEIDTMGTFNTSKVVYEKWFKDHGGNIVNISATLGYRGQALQVHAGSAKAANDAMTKHLAVEWGPSGVRVNAVAPGPISGTEGYRRLGGPRGEVAGAFQSIPMQRAGNKTEMAHCTLFLASPASSYVTGTILVADGGAWLTSANDVAMLLGYWSAEKKRDK